The Novipirellula caenicola genome window below encodes:
- a CDS encoding acyltransferase: protein MRTELSAETKQTYQVVALLATVFVVAIHYQSAAPISASLEAASTNQLVQEFLIGGVARFAVPMFAFAAGFFYFRSDDGSLGCYLRKIRQRCRSVLLPYLVFGGFATAIWLVSRLADGKSIGEMSTLNLLATWLLRPPAEQLWFLRDLMVLIIAAPVIRQIVRLPSSAGLWGVGLLWLSHYQPFPLVHGWYLLHTETLFFFCVGCEANQHSEALDRLGRLSTPTVLGFVIVWIDLIIARIMLRPDFDCWYTTDYSVESLLLHKASILCGCFSIWMVAWKLRHPALVRLSGAAFFVYLIHEFPLRAVLERIIGTMLDKGVWFWVLAPGVTAGCFAAAMLMNRFTPRVIALVTGGRTPDSAIKLTGAEVRRPVYSVDPSSSAATTR from the coding sequence GTGCGAACCGAGCTGTCCGCCGAAACCAAACAGACATATCAAGTCGTTGCCTTATTGGCGACGGTCTTCGTTGTAGCAATCCATTATCAGTCAGCGGCACCCATTTCCGCATCGCTGGAAGCGGCTTCGACCAATCAGCTCGTCCAAGAATTTTTAATTGGGGGTGTTGCTCGGTTTGCAGTTCCGATGTTTGCGTTTGCTGCCGGATTCTTTTATTTTCGCAGCGATGACGGGTCGCTCGGATGTTACCTACGAAAAATTCGTCAGCGCTGTCGCAGTGTACTGCTGCCTTATTTGGTGTTTGGCGGCTTCGCCACCGCCATTTGGCTGGTCTCGCGGCTTGCGGATGGCAAGTCCATCGGCGAAATGTCGACCTTGAATCTGCTGGCTACGTGGCTGCTACGGCCGCCAGCCGAACAATTGTGGTTTTTACGCGATTTGATGGTGCTGATCATTGCGGCACCGGTGATCCGCCAAATCGTTCGCCTGCCTTCCTCTGCAGGACTGTGGGGAGTCGGGTTGCTGTGGCTGAGTCATTATCAGCCGTTTCCGCTCGTCCATGGATGGTACCTGTTACATACCGAAACGCTGTTCTTCTTTTGCGTTGGCTGTGAAGCGAATCAACACAGCGAGGCACTCGATCGGCTCGGTCGACTGAGCACACCAACGGTGCTAGGTTTCGTCATCGTTTGGATCGACTTGATCATCGCTCGCATCATGCTGCGACCTGATTTTGATTGTTGGTACACCACCGACTACAGCGTCGAAAGTTTACTGCTTCATAAGGCGTCGATCCTCTGCGGCTGTTTCTCGATTTGGATGGTCGCATGGAAACTTCGCCACCCTGCGTTGGTTCGATTGTCGGGCGCGGCGTTTTTTGTTTATTTGATACACGAGTTTCCGCTGCGTGCGGTGTTGGAACGGATCATAGGAACAATGTTGGACAAAGGAGTTTGGTTCTGGGTACTTGCCCCGGGGGTGACGGCCGGTTGTTTCGCCGCCGCCATGCTGATGAATCGTTTCACTCCACGTGTGATCGCGTTGGTGACAGGCGGTAGGACTCCCGATTCGGCGATCAAGCTTACCGGAGCTGAGGTCCGACGCCCGGTCTATTCTGTGGATCCCTCCTCCTCGGCCGCAACGACTCGCTAA
- a CDS encoding redox-sensing transcriptional repressor Rex, translating to MTEPTPDHANDVPTQIPQPAVGRLSLYFRELYRLRDSKTTTINSKELGKLVNVSSPVVRRDLSALGTIGQRGVGYSVDALIERIGQVLGSGRQWEVVLVGVGSLGDALLRYRGFSRLGFKLTAAFDIDPSRIGSTIGGVRVLDAKELERVVTAAPPSLAILAVPADNAAEVATLLVKLGVSGILNFAPTTLKLPPRIAVVNVDLASELQRLAFAVQSVM from the coding sequence TTGACTGAACCAACACCAGATCATGCAAACGACGTTCCAACACAGATTCCGCAGCCGGCGGTAGGGCGGTTGAGCCTTTATTTTCGTGAGCTCTATCGACTTCGCGATTCAAAGACCACCACGATCAACAGCAAAGAATTGGGCAAGCTGGTGAATGTGTCGTCGCCGGTGGTGCGGCGTGATCTGAGTGCCCTTGGCACGATCGGGCAACGAGGTGTGGGCTATTCGGTCGATGCGTTGATCGAGCGGATCGGGCAGGTGCTCGGATCGGGCCGGCAATGGGAAGTGGTATTGGTCGGGGTCGGCTCGCTCGGCGACGCGTTGCTGAGATATCGTGGGTTTAGCCGACTTGGGTTCAAATTAACCGCTGCGTTTGATATCGATCCATCCCGAATCGGTTCAACCATTGGTGGGGTACGAGTGCTTGATGCAAAGGAGCTCGAACGCGTAGTAACAGCGGCACCACCGAGTTTGGCAATCCTAGCGGTGCCGGCCGATAACGCAGCCGAAGTGGCAACGCTGCTGGTCAAGCTAGGCGTTTCGGGAATTCTAAACTTTGCACCGACGACCTTAAAACTGCCACCACGTATCGCAGTCGTCAACGTGGATTTGGCGAGTGAGCTGCAGCGGTTGGCATTTGCCGTGCAAAGCGTGATGTAG
- a CDS encoding D-mannonate epimerase yields the protein MTTFFATGSKDSSLTSEDLRNALLQTFSAIGTPERALLLPPDHTRLFSRAGELTVLCHEILGDRVKDIMPALGTHSPMKADKLNHMFPGVPHDLFRPHLWRDDVVRLGTVPSEFVSEVTGGMYDRPWEAQVNQLLRDGGHDLIFSLGQVVPHEVIGMANYNKNVFVGTGGKDGINESHYLSAVYGIEQTLGQANTPLRQILNYASDHFCKNLPLVYALTVIEQMPDRSLHTRGLFIGDDHETFFQAAELASQVNITMIPEAPKHVVAYLDPNEFKSTWLGNKAIYRTRLAIADGGRLTVLGPAVEEFGEDEQIDHLIRKYGYRTREEVIRLVAENEDLAANLSAAAHLIHGSPENRFEVVYGAGHLSDEEIRSVGYTPGNLPELMRRYDVDTLQNGFHTDEDGSEFYFIQNPSLGLWQSNRGG from the coding sequence ATGACCACATTTTTCGCCACTGGCTCAAAAGACAGTTCGCTAACCAGCGAAGACCTTCGCAATGCACTTTTGCAGACGTTTTCGGCGATTGGAACGCCCGAGCGGGCTCTGTTGTTGCCGCCCGACCACACACGGCTGTTCAGCCGCGCCGGTGAGCTAACCGTGCTATGCCACGAGATTCTCGGGGACCGCGTCAAGGACATCATGCCCGCTTTGGGGACGCATTCGCCGATGAAGGCGGACAAATTGAATCACATGTTCCCCGGCGTGCCGCATGATCTGTTCCGGCCCCATCTGTGGCGTGACGATGTTGTTCGGCTGGGCACGGTTCCCTCGGAATTTGTTTCCGAGGTCACTGGTGGCATGTATGACCGTCCTTGGGAAGCTCAGGTCAACCAACTGCTACGCGATGGAGGTCACGATTTGATCTTCTCGCTCGGCCAAGTCGTGCCGCATGAAGTGATCGGGATGGCGAATTACAACAAGAACGTCTTCGTCGGCACCGGAGGCAAAGATGGCATCAACGAAAGCCATTATCTAAGTGCGGTCTACGGAATCGAACAGACGCTCGGACAAGCCAACACGCCGCTGCGTCAGATTCTAAATTACGCCTCCGATCATTTCTGCAAAAACCTGCCACTGGTTTACGCGTTGACGGTGATCGAACAAATGCCTGACCGCAGTTTGCACACCCGCGGTCTTTTCATCGGCGATGATCACGAAACGTTCTTTCAAGCCGCAGAGTTGGCAAGCCAAGTCAACATCACGATGATTCCCGAGGCCCCCAAACATGTGGTCGCCTATTTGGATCCGAACGAATTCAAAAGCACTTGGTTGGGCAACAAGGCGATCTATCGGACTCGATTGGCTATTGCCGATGGTGGACGATTGACTGTACTTGGCCCTGCAGTCGAAGAATTCGGCGAAGACGAACAGATTGATCATCTGATTCGAAAATACGGATATCGCACGCGAGAAGAGGTCATTCGTTTGGTGGCCGAGAACGAAGACCTGGCTGCTAATCTTTCGGCCGCTGCCCACTTGATTCATGGTTCACCCGAAAATCGTTTCGAGGTGGTCTATGGGGCCGGGCATTTATCGGATGAAGAAATCCGATCGGTCGGTTACACCCCAGGCAATTTGCCCGAATTGATGCGTCGCTATGATGTCGACACGTTGCAGAACGGTTTCCACACGGACGAAGACGGCAGCGAATTCTACTTCATTCAAAACCCATCACTCGGATTGTGGCAATCCAATCGTGGCGGGTGA
- a CDS encoding sialidase family protein — translation MNRVLPILAFALFPIVVNAADNAIATNDSRSNPSENQGELVLVDVQRIWNAAPHNAFTDLVRFKDRWYCVFREGSAHVSPDGALRVLTSDEGVHWESAALVTSDDSDLRDAKITVTPDNRLMLAGAEAIETPNGRHHQSLVWFSDDGRTWSEKQKIGTFDNWLWRISWHDSKAYGFGYGTGANQGQLSFYRSDDGKDFDALIKQVDAGGTYPNESSLIFLPDDTAYCLLRQDGTPNTGLLGTSQPPYTEWDWQSLDRRIGGPDMMQLPDGRIIACVRLYDNKVRTSLCWLDPTTAKLTEAIALPSGGDTSYAGMVWHDDHLWVSYYSSHEGKTSIYLAKLR, via the coding sequence ATGAACCGTGTCCTCCCGATCCTTGCGTTCGCTCTGTTTCCCATCGTCGTCAATGCAGCCGATAACGCGATTGCTACGAATGATTCGCGTAGCAATCCAAGTGAGAATCAAGGTGAACTGGTCCTGGTCGATGTCCAACGAATTTGGAACGCCGCACCCCATAACGCATTCACTGACTTGGTCCGGTTCAAGGATCGGTGGTACTGCGTGTTCCGCGAAGGGTCGGCGCACGTTTCGCCGGACGGGGCCCTGCGTGTGCTGACGTCCGACGAAGGCGTCCATTGGGAATCGGCGGCGCTGGTGACCTCCGATGATTCCGATCTGCGTGATGCCAAAATCACCGTCACGCCAGACAACCGTCTGATGTTGGCCGGTGCCGAAGCGATCGAAACGCCCAATGGGCGGCATCATCAATCGCTGGTTTGGTTTTCTGACGACGGACGCACCTGGAGCGAGAAACAGAAGATCGGAACGTTCGACAACTGGCTCTGGAGAATCTCTTGGCACGATAGCAAGGCTTACGGATTCGGTTACGGCACCGGAGCAAACCAAGGCCAACTGAGTTTTTATCGTAGTGATGATGGCAAGGATTTCGACGCGTTGATCAAACAGGTGGACGCGGGCGGGACCTATCCCAATGAATCTTCGCTCATCTTTTTGCCCGATGACACCGCCTACTGTCTGTTGCGTCAAGACGGCACGCCCAACACCGGACTCCTCGGCACTTCGCAGCCGCCGTACACTGAGTGGGACTGGCAAAGTCTCGACCGACGCATCGGAGGCCCCGATATGATGCAGCTGCCTGACGGCCGAATCATCGCTTGCGTGCGGTTGTACGACAACAAAGTTCGCACTTCGCTCTGCTGGCTCGACCCAACCACAGCAAAATTGACCGAGGCGATCGCCCTACCCTCGGGCGGCGACACCAGTTACGCAGGTATGGTCTGGCACGACGATCACCTGTGGGTCAGCTACTACTCGTCGCATGAAGGCAAAACGAGTATCTACCTCGCCAAGCTCCGCTAA
- a CDS encoding MarR family transcriptional regulator — MRLRRAYLTIHRVAQSHFAPFNVTADQFVLLSLLAEEDGITQSELGDRMASDGNTVAAMLKLLEQREYIRRVRCKIDGRARRVYLTAAGRRLSTRLSRSSEDLRSLIENAVTPAERRNLDVSLDLIANAVTAKENKGTNAG; from the coding sequence ATGCGGCTTCGACGAGCCTATCTGACGATACATCGGGTGGCGCAATCCCATTTCGCTCCGTTCAACGTAACGGCGGACCAATTTGTTTTGCTGTCGCTGCTGGCAGAGGAAGATGGAATCACGCAGTCGGAACTCGGCGACCGCATGGCGTCGGACGGAAACACGGTGGCAGCGATGCTGAAGTTGCTCGAGCAGCGTGAGTATATTCGTCGAGTGCGTTGCAAAATCGACGGTCGCGCGAGGCGAGTGTATTTGACAGCGGCGGGAAGACGACTTTCAACGAGGCTCAGCCGCAGTTCCGAAGATTTGAGGTCCCTCATCGAAAACGCGGTGACGCCGGCCGAACGAAGGAATCTTGACGTGTCGCTCGATCTAATTGCTAACGCGGTTACAGCGAAGGAAAACAAAGGAACAAACGCAGGCTGA
- a CDS encoding OsmC family protein: protein MALHESRTPIVRKVCESSDPDEHGSSLQPVQKREVVLRLEAESLENMRKRATVRVDQPKGSTFEIICDEGPYLDGDDTAPPPLAYYSASIAFCFLTQLSRYATVRKLKIRSMKLTQETRFTMEGSIIKGTLAGQGVEVVTHLDIESDEPEEAIRQMIEVGKNSCFIHQSIMNPVPSTIQAKVNGQLLS, encoded by the coding sequence ATGGCGCTACACGAATCCCGCACACCCATTGTCCGAAAAGTCTGCGAATCTTCCGATCCCGATGAGCATGGATCCAGTCTACAGCCGGTTCAAAAGCGGGAAGTCGTGTTGCGATTGGAGGCTGAATCGCTTGAAAACATGCGTAAGCGGGCAACGGTTCGGGTCGATCAACCCAAAGGCAGCACGTTTGAAATCATCTGCGACGAGGGCCCGTACTTGGACGGTGACGATACAGCGCCTCCGCCGCTCGCATACTATAGTGCAAGCATCGCGTTCTGCTTTTTAACTCAGCTATCCCGTTACGCGACGGTCAGGAAACTGAAGATCCGCAGCATGAAGCTTACACAGGAAACGCGGTTCACGATGGAAGGCTCTATCATCAAAGGCACGTTGGCTGGCCAAGGTGTTGAAGTCGTCACTCATTTGGATATTGAATCAGATGAACCCGAAGAAGCGATTCGGCAGATGATCGAAGTCGGCAAAAACAGCTGTTTCATTCACCAGTCGATCATGAATCCAGTGCCATCGACGATTCAAGCAAAGGTCAATGGACAGCTTCTCAGCTAG
- a CDS encoding DUF3592 domain-containing protein, protein MRLRNAVLVDARVSHIEIVKRGKAKDAVYVTYSYEYQGQRYKHRTQKITLFAPGFKVHGKLIHAFRTGEAVQCYVDPDRPSLSVFSKEFSRSLFLLSAIFPIGFGSVAFIIATSLVRRVREAIRMDGR, encoded by the coding sequence TTGCGACTTCGAAATGCGGTCTTGGTGGATGCGCGGGTATCGCATATTGAAATTGTAAAACGCGGCAAAGCAAAGGATGCCGTGTATGTTACCTATTCGTATGAGTATCAAGGCCAACGTTATAAACATCGAACTCAGAAGATCACGCTGTTTGCACCGGGATTCAAAGTGCACGGTAAGCTAATCCACGCATTCCGGACCGGAGAAGCTGTTCAGTGTTACGTCGACCCCGACCGGCCATCGCTAAGTGTGTTTTCAAAAGAGTTTTCACGCTCTCTGTTTTTGCTGTCGGCAATCTTTCCGATCGGTTTTGGATCCGTCGCGTTTATTATCGCGACAAGTCTCGTTCGTCGTGTCCGCGAAGCCATTCGCATGGACGGACGCTAG
- a CDS encoding Gfo/Idh/MocA family oxidoreductase, translating into MTATRNRRSFLKSTAIAGAAITLPAFQYSRVYGANDRLSIASVGTGGKGWSDLNGVAASPHVQVVALCDIDSSEKHLGQAANRYQQARQYDDWRKLLDMSNEIEGVLVSTPDFMHAPIALPAMQLGKHVFCQKPLTHSVHEARQMKLAARKYKVVTQMCNQIQSHSAYRTAVDWVHRGLIGKVKEVHSWQSGSPSWPRHLDRPTGNDSVPSNVRWDLWQGVAEERPYKIGMYHPFNWRGWQAYGTGQLGDFGCHILDPVFKSLKLGSPNTLTAEAPKLFPESWTDSATVRYEFPGTEYTANETIRVTWYDGVGTKPPREQLGDVPADYALPAAGSVLVGEKGSLVIPHVAMPKLFPEDKFPADKTPVVESVDHYTQWADACRGAGETTSHFDYAGPLTETVLLGTIGIRFAGQTLNWDAKSLAITNNADGQNYITKPYRKGWEPVWV; encoded by the coding sequence ATGACCGCGACACGAAACCGTCGTTCGTTTCTAAAATCCACTGCGATTGCCGGTGCCGCAATCACGCTGCCAGCGTTTCAGTATTCAAGAGTCTATGGAGCCAACGATCGTCTGAGCATTGCCAGCGTGGGGACCGGCGGCAAAGGGTGGAGCGACTTGAATGGCGTCGCAGCCAGTCCGCATGTGCAAGTCGTGGCACTTTGCGACATCGACAGTTCGGAAAAACACCTTGGTCAAGCCGCCAATCGATATCAACAAGCTCGGCAATACGACGACTGGCGAAAGTTGTTGGACATGTCCAATGAGATCGAAGGCGTGTTGGTGTCGACGCCTGATTTCATGCATGCCCCCATTGCCTTGCCCGCAATGCAATTGGGCAAGCACGTGTTCTGCCAAAAACCGCTCACCCATTCGGTTCACGAAGCACGGCAAATGAAGTTGGCAGCCCGGAAGTACAAAGTGGTGACACAAATGTGTAACCAAATTCAATCGCACTCGGCGTATCGAACCGCGGTGGATTGGGTGCATCGTGGGTTGATCGGCAAGGTCAAAGAGGTGCATTCGTGGCAGAGTGGTAGCCCTTCGTGGCCGCGGCATCTAGATCGTCCCACCGGCAATGACTCGGTACCATCCAACGTTCGCTGGGACTTATGGCAAGGCGTTGCAGAGGAACGTCCTTACAAAATCGGAATGTATCACCCGTTTAATTGGCGCGGTTGGCAAGCGTACGGCACCGGCCAACTGGGGGATTTCGGCTGCCATATTTTGGATCCCGTTTTCAAATCTCTGAAACTGGGGTCACCGAACACGTTGACCGCTGAAGCACCCAAATTGTTCCCCGAATCATGGACTGACAGCGCAACCGTGCGTTACGAGTTCCCAGGTACCGAGTACACCGCCAACGAGACGATTCGAGTGACCTGGTATGACGGCGTTGGAACCAAACCACCGCGCGAACAGCTAGGCGACGTCCCCGCCGATTATGCACTGCCTGCGGCGGGATCGGTGCTGGTTGGCGAAAAGGGCTCGCTCGTGATTCCGCACGTTGCCATGCCCAAATTGTTTCCCGAAGACAAATTTCCGGCGGACAAAACGCCGGTCGTCGAAAGTGTGGATCACTACACGCAGTGGGCGGACGCTTGTCGCGGAGCGGGGGAAACCACTTCGCACTTTGATTACGCCGGACCGTTGACCGAGACTGTGCTGCTCGGCACGATCGGCATCCGCTTCGCTGGCCAGACTCTCAATTGGGATGCCAAGTCGTTGGCGATCACCAACAACGCCGACGGCCAAAACTACATCACCAAGCCGTATCGCAAGGGCTGGGAACCCGTCTGGGTTTAA
- a CDS encoding YceI family protein has product MIQSLFSHHLFACALTLILAVSFSGNTTRCSAADEYDYDLVHSSVSFKARHLDISWIHGRFNDVSGKFSIDRETPANSTFALTIKTDSVDTANAARDEHLRQPDYFDTKQFPTITFRSTSVKPIDGGYEVQGDFTMHGTTNEITLVLMGGKEHDIMGKKRVAFSTELSLKRSDYGFDKNAIGPIGDKALVMIDCEGVKK; this is encoded by the coding sequence ATGATCCAATCTCTGTTTTCCCATCACCTGTTTGCATGTGCGCTGACGTTAATCCTGGCTGTCTCGTTCAGCGGCAATACGACTCGATGTTCCGCTGCGGATGAATACGATTATGACCTTGTGCATTCGTCGGTTAGTTTTAAGGCACGTCATTTAGATATCAGCTGGATTCACGGTCGATTCAATGATGTCTCTGGCAAATTTTCAATTGATCGCGAAACCCCTGCCAACTCGACCTTCGCATTGACGATCAAGACCGACAGCGTCGACACCGCCAACGCGGCCCGCGACGAGCACCTTCGTCAACCCGATTATTTCGACACCAAGCAGTTCCCCACCATCACTTTCCGAAGCACAAGTGTCAAACCAATCGATGGTGGCTACGAAGTCCAAGGCGACTTTACGATGCATGGCACCACGAACGAAATCACTCTCGTGTTGATGGGCGGAAAGGAACACGACATCATGGGTAAAAAACGGGTCGCGTTTTCAACCGAATTGTCACTGAAACGCAGCGATTATGGATTTGACAAAAATGCGATTGGTCCGATCGGCGACAAGGCGCTGGTCATGATCGATTGTGAAGGCGTTAAGAAGTAG
- a CDS encoding DUF1553 domain-containing protein, producing the protein MKRILHASLWLAFAVVCDRGDAAEDPTAFFEKKIRPVLIQHCYECHSSESEEIGGKLRVDSRDAMRTGGESGPSLQVGAPDKSLIIKALRYDDLEMPPEAPLPDSVIKDFETWVSMGAADPREDTGKPTPVETLDTDALWSFFPRQTPTIPSVSDPQWARDPIDHFILSRMDDAELAPADDAGARTLVRRMYYDLIGLPPTLAQVNVFASDYQKHPDTAIKQLVDQLLASPQFGVRWGRHWLDVARYGESNGDDGLGRNATFPHAWRYRDYVVDALNDDIPYDQFLREQIAGDLLPAESPAERNRQLIATGFLAIGSKPAVAMNKNFAMDVVDDQINVVCTGVMGLSVACARCHDHKHDPIPTRDYYALAGIFSSTQTLYGAAANQKLTAPPTPLHELRSQWAANQKEPDRSNPPDFPSDYAAVIDSLSPELHVRLDAPPVGLTVTPSASYSAKTFASVKETTLVGNIDKPAKSYSVSFWFRNTLKNDARPITAYLFSRGKPRASGLPGDHLGIGGKHDSSRSGKLFAFNGNIDKTSVAGETIIPEGSWNHVAFVRNGDHVKVFLNGQLEIDTPMKATFGDNTEFCLANRSDDFAPLTGNVAAFALFPTALTDDDAILLHSASGQPRGVRVVPPYGFAMGVREKGKSSDCKIHINGQGNQLGPISPRGTLTAYQLINVNSDFAAAEMQIAPERSGRLELAHWLTSPDHPQTARVIVNRIWQHLFGQGIVATPDDFGVYGARPSHPQLLDHLANRFVHQGWSMKRLIRDIILSRTYRLDSNGDSEHRRIDPDNHYFARHLRRRLDAESLRDSVLQVCGTIDYSPEQGSAIDDIDVLINWPPGNATDLHRDSNHRSLYLCMLRHAPPKQLAAFDLPDGVGIMGKRDVTTLPTQSLFLLNSPFVVEQAAHLASNVLKANCPNDRSRVEHVFATVLQREPNESEVRMSLALIQQLSATDVQTETKSDVTHRSKAWAAFCHALLMTNEFRYVD; encoded by the coding sequence ATGAAGCGAATCCTACACGCCTCGTTGTGGTTGGCGTTCGCAGTCGTCTGCGACCGCGGCGATGCTGCTGAGGACCCGACGGCTTTTTTCGAGAAGAAGATTCGCCCCGTCTTGATCCAGCACTGTTACGAATGCCATTCATCGGAGTCCGAAGAAATCGGCGGAAAACTGCGAGTCGACAGCCGAGACGCCATGCGTACCGGAGGCGAATCGGGGCCATCGCTGCAGGTCGGCGCCCCCGACAAAAGCTTGATCATCAAGGCGTTGCGTTACGATGATCTGGAAATGCCCCCCGAGGCGCCACTGCCCGATTCGGTCATCAAAGACTTCGAGACCTGGGTATCGATGGGGGCCGCGGATCCGCGTGAAGATACCGGCAAACCAACGCCGGTCGAAACATTGGACACTGACGCACTTTGGTCGTTCTTTCCTCGGCAAACCCCTACGATTCCGAGCGTTAGCGATCCGCAATGGGCTCGTGATCCGATCGACCATTTCATTTTATCTCGAATGGATGATGCGGAATTGGCCCCCGCCGATGATGCAGGCGCACGGACGTTGGTGCGGCGGATGTACTATGATTTGATTGGTTTGCCACCGACGCTGGCGCAGGTCAACGTCTTTGCCAGCGATTACCAAAAACATCCCGATACCGCCATCAAGCAGCTTGTTGACCAATTGTTGGCGAGTCCTCAATTCGGCGTGCGCTGGGGACGGCATTGGTTAGACGTTGCACGCTATGGCGAATCCAATGGTGACGACGGCTTGGGACGTAACGCGACCTTTCCGCATGCTTGGCGTTACCGCGATTACGTCGTGGATGCGCTCAACGACGACATACCCTATGACCAATTCTTGAGGGAACAAATCGCTGGCGACTTGTTGCCAGCGGAATCGCCAGCAGAACGAAACCGCCAACTGATCGCCACCGGTTTTCTTGCCATCGGGTCCAAGCCAGCGGTGGCGATGAACAAAAACTTTGCAATGGATGTCGTCGACGACCAAATCAACGTCGTTTGCACCGGCGTGATGGGATTGAGCGTAGCATGTGCCCGCTGTCACGATCACAAACACGATCCCATTCCGACTCGCGACTACTATGCGTTGGCGGGAATTTTTTCGAGCACGCAAACCCTGTACGGCGCCGCAGCGAATCAGAAACTGACCGCCCCACCGACGCCGCTGCATGAGCTGAGGTCGCAGTGGGCTGCGAACCAAAAGGAGCCTGATCGATCAAATCCGCCTGACTTTCCGAGCGACTATGCCGCCGTGATCGACTCACTGTCGCCTGAATTGCATGTCCGTCTCGACGCACCGCCCGTTGGATTGACCGTGACGCCCTCGGCAAGCTATTCGGCAAAGACATTTGCATCGGTGAAAGAGACAACCTTAGTTGGCAATATCGACAAGCCCGCTAAGTCGTACTCGGTTTCGTTTTGGTTTCGAAACACGCTGAAGAATGACGCCCGGCCGATAACGGCCTACCTGTTCTCGCGAGGCAAACCGCGAGCCAGCGGACTTCCCGGCGATCATCTAGGCATCGGCGGCAAACACGATTCGTCGCGAAGCGGCAAACTGTTTGCATTCAATGGCAACATCGACAAAACCTCTGTCGCGGGCGAGACCATCATCCCCGAGGGCAGCTGGAACCACGTCGCGTTCGTCCGCAATGGCGACCACGTGAAGGTGTTTCTCAATGGCCAGCTCGAAATCGACACCCCGATGAAAGCCACCTTTGGCGACAATACGGAGTTTTGTCTGGCCAACCGAAGCGATGATTTTGCACCGCTTACAGGAAACGTTGCCGCGTTCGCGTTGTTCCCGACTGCATTGACCGACGATGATGCGATCCTGCTACATTCAGCATCCGGCCAACCACGCGGGGTTCGAGTGGTTCCGCCGTATGGTTTTGCGATGGGAGTGCGTGAGAAAGGGAAATCAAGCGATTGCAAGATCCACATCAACGGCCAGGGTAATCAACTCGGCCCGATCTCGCCACGCGGGACCTTGACGGCGTATCAATTGATCAACGTAAACAGCGACTTTGCTGCGGCCGAAATGCAGATCGCTCCTGAACGCAGTGGTCGTTTGGAATTAGCCCATTGGTTGACCTCACCCGATCATCCACAAACGGCCCGCGTGATCGTGAATCGAATTTGGCAGCACCTGTTTGGCCAAGGCATTGTCGCGACTCCCGACGATTTTGGTGTCTACGGGGCTCGCCCATCGCACCCACAACTACTCGATCATTTAGCCAACCGGTTTGTCCATCAAGGCTGGTCTATGAAACGCTTGATCCGCGACATTATCTTGTCACGGACTTACCGATTAGACAGCAACGGCGACAGCGAACATCGTCGGATCGATCCAGACAATCATTATTTCGCGCGACATCTGCGGCGACGATTGGATGCGGAATCATTGCGGGATAGCGTTCTGCAAGTGTGCGGGACGATTGACTATTCACCGGAACAGGGATCCGCAATCGATGATATCGACGTGCTGATCAATTGGCCGCCAGGCAATGCGACCGACCTCCATCGCGACAGCAACCATCGCAGTTTGTACCTGTGTATGCTTCGCCACGCTCCGCCGAAACAGCTGGCGGCGTTTGATCTGCCGGACGGCGTTGGGATCATGGGCAAACGGGATGTTACGACGCTTCCAACCCAATCACTGTTCTTGCTGAACAGTCCGTTCGTCGTCGAACAGGCAGCACACTTGGCGTCGAACGTGTTGAAAGCGAATTGCCCTAACGACCGCAGTCGGGTGGAACATGTATTTGCAACTGTACTGCAACGCGAACCCAATGAATCAGAGGTCCGCATGTCGCTTGCGCTGATTCAACAGCTTAGTGCCACCGACGTCCAGACAGAAACGAAAAGCGACGTGACCCACCGCAGCAAAGCATGGGCGGCCTTTTGTCACGCATTGCTGATGACGAACGAATTTCGATACGTGGATTGA